One Streptomyces sp. L2 genomic window carries:
- a CDS encoding DUF5999 family protein has protein sequence MCQHQPPCPPAESADRESARLVAHHPEQGWSLLCNGVLLFEDTGELLPDGQVIAPHRLGAEHVMTAA, from the coding sequence ATGTGCCAGCACCAGCCGCCGTGCCCGCCAGCCGAATCCGCCGACCGGGAGTCCGCCCGTCTCGTGGCGCACCACCCGGAGCAGGGCTGGAGTCTGCTGTGCAACGGCGTCCTGCTCTTCGAGGACACCGGCGAGCTTCTGCCTGACGGCCAGGTCATCGCTCCGCACCGGCTCGGCGCGGAGCACGTGATGACGGCGGCCTGA
- a CDS encoding universal stress protein: MSGYGTSPTARVVVGVSGSLGSVTALRRATVLARRLGAELWPVLAWEPPGGDAATHRSATSGLLTEDWQRLAKQRLAAVLDEIFGEDGPGVTAYPVVVRGLPGPALVATADRDTDLLVVGAGRRGLRRAFSGRVSRHCLAHAVCPVLAVPPSPLESALMAVHRRNAWHRRMDIREL, from the coding sequence ATGTCCGGTTACGGCACCTCGCCGACCGCCCGGGTGGTGGTCGGTGTCAGCGGCTCCCTCGGCAGCGTCACGGCTCTGCGCCGCGCCACCGTGCTGGCCCGCCGGCTGGGAGCCGAGCTGTGGCCGGTGCTGGCCTGGGAACCGCCGGGCGGGGACGCGGCCACGCATCGCTCCGCCACCTCCGGGCTGCTGACCGAGGACTGGCAGCGGCTCGCCAAACAGCGGCTGGCCGCGGTCCTCGACGAGATCTTCGGCGAGGACGGCCCGGGCGTGACGGCGTACCCCGTCGTGGTCCGCGGTCTGCCGGGTCCCGCACTGGTGGCGACCGCCGACCGGGACACCGACCTGCTGGTCGTGGGCGCCGGCCGGCGCGGACTGCGGCGCGCCTTCTCCGGACGGGTGTCGCGGCACTGCCTGGCGCACGCCGTCTGCCCGGTCCTCGCGGTACCGCCGTCCCCGCTGGAGTCGGCCCTGATGGCCGTCCACCGGCGCAACGCCTGGCACCGGCGGATGGACATCAGGGAGCTGTGA
- a CDS encoding glutamate--cysteine ligase, whose protein sequence is MGEKVVAGEFDLSDRGRYREKLRKCLTGLERLLVEKRFDRPRNLMGVEIELNLAGLDGMPKMLNGEVLERIASRDFQTELAMFNLEVNIAPHPLGGRVFDRLAEEMRTALAYADRKAGEVDAGIVMIGILPTLDRDDLVSSNLSEADRYTLLNDQIVAARGEEFLLDIEGVEHLTCTSKSIVPEAACTSVQLHLQVTPGRFADVWNAAQVACAAQIAVGANSPFLFGRELWRESRPPLFLQSTDTRAPELQAQGVRPRTWFGERWITSAYDLFEENLRFFPALLPICDDEDPLDVLDAGGIPSLAELVLHNGTVYRWNRPVYGIADGVPHLRVENRVLPAGPTITDVIANAAFYYGLVRALAEEPRPVWTRLPFQAAEANFDAACRYGIDARFVWPRRGRHGGTAEVDAVTLVRDELLPLASAGLDAWGIEAADRDLYLGVIEERCRRRANGASWQAATFHRALEQGLGRDAALAATTRRYAQLMHTGEPVHTWPVGLPEPAPLGRALG, encoded by the coding sequence ATGGGCGAGAAGGTCGTGGCAGGCGAGTTCGACCTGTCCGATCGCGGGCGGTACCGCGAAAAGCTCCGTAAGTGCCTGACGGGGCTGGAGCGACTGCTGGTCGAGAAGCGGTTCGACCGCCCCAGGAACCTCATGGGAGTCGAGATCGAATTGAATCTCGCCGGTCTCGACGGCATGCCGAAAATGTTGAACGGCGAGGTACTGGAGCGGATCGCGAGCCGGGATTTCCAGACAGAACTCGCCATGTTCAACCTGGAAGTCAACATCGCCCCCCACCCACTGGGCGGCCGGGTATTCGACCGGCTCGCCGAGGAGATGCGCACCGCGCTCGCCTACGCCGACCGGAAGGCCGGGGAGGTGGACGCGGGCATCGTCATGATCGGGATTCTGCCCACCCTGGACCGGGACGACCTGGTCTCCTCCAACCTGTCCGAGGCCGACCGCTACACCCTGCTCAATGACCAGATCGTGGCCGCCCGAGGGGAGGAGTTCCTGCTCGACATCGAGGGCGTGGAGCACCTCACCTGCACCTCGAAGTCGATCGTCCCCGAGGCGGCCTGCACCTCCGTGCAACTGCATCTCCAGGTCACCCCCGGCCGGTTCGCCGACGTGTGGAACGCGGCGCAGGTGGCCTGCGCCGCGCAGATCGCCGTCGGCGCCAACTCGCCGTTCCTGTTCGGGCGCGAGCTGTGGCGCGAGTCGCGGCCGCCGCTGTTCCTGCAGTCCACGGACACGCGGGCGCCCGAACTCCAGGCGCAGGGCGTACGGCCGCGGACCTGGTTCGGGGAGCGGTGGATCACCTCCGCGTACGACCTGTTCGAGGAGAACCTGCGCTTCTTCCCCGCCCTGCTGCCCATCTGCGACGACGAGGATCCGCTGGACGTCCTCGACGCCGGCGGCATCCCCTCGCTCGCCGAACTCGTCCTGCACAACGGCACGGTGTACCGGTGGAACCGGCCCGTGTACGGCATCGCGGACGGTGTGCCGCACCTCAGGGTGGAGAACCGGGTGCTGCCCGCCGGCCCGACCATCACCGACGTCATCGCCAACGCGGCCTTCTACTACGGCCTGGTCCGCGCCCTCGCCGAGGAGCCGCGCCCGGTGTGGACCCGGCTGCCCTTCCAGGCGGCCGAGGCCAACTTCGACGCGGCGTGCCGCTACGGCATCGACGCGCGCTTCGTCTGGCCCCGGCGGGGACGCCACGGCGGTACGGCAGAGGTCGACGCGGTGACCCTGGTCCGCGACGAACTGCTGCCGCTGGCGTCCGCCGGGCTCGACGCGTGGGGGATCGAGGCCGCCGACCGGGACCTCTACCTGGGCGTCATCGAGGAGCGGTGCCGCCGCCGGGCCAACGGAGCGTCCTGGCAGGCCGCCACGTTCCACCGCGCCCTGGAACAGGGCCTCGGCCGGGACGCCGCCCTGGCCGCCACGACCCGGAGGTACGCCCAGCTGATGCACACGGGGGAGCCGGTGCACACGTGGCCGGTCGGCCTACCGGAGCCGGCACCGCTGGGCCGAGCGCTGGGCTGA
- a CDS encoding type II CAAX endopeptidase family protein codes for MQVGESALVESPPRRVLRDETLLVLGLSLGASGVSALISFIGSVTKPGGLKDQAATLNASAAPGRPWLDLAWQLFGIATALIPVALVAHFLLREGGSLRTLGFDRTRPWPDLARGACVAAVIGSTGIAFYLAARGLGFNLTVVPEALPGVWWKYPVLILSAVQNAVLEEVIVVGYLLRRLGQLGWTPGTALVASAVLRGSYHLYQGIGGFVGNMVMGVVFVYLYRRWGRVGPLVVAHSLLDIGAFVGYALLAGKVGWLPTA; via the coding sequence GTGCAGGTGGGCGAGTCGGCGCTGGTGGAGAGCCCGCCGCGGCGGGTGCTGCGGGACGAGACGTTGCTCGTGCTCGGGCTCTCGCTCGGGGCGAGCGGGGTGTCGGCGCTGATCAGCTTCATCGGCTCGGTCACCAAGCCCGGCGGGCTCAAGGACCAGGCGGCCACCCTCAATGCCTCGGCCGCGCCCGGCCGCCCCTGGCTCGACCTGGCCTGGCAGCTCTTCGGCATCGCCACCGCACTGATCCCCGTCGCCCTCGTCGCCCACTTCCTGTTGCGCGAGGGCGGCAGCCTCCGCACCCTCGGCTTCGACCGCACCCGTCCCTGGCCCGACCTGGCCCGCGGAGCCTGCGTCGCCGCCGTGATCGGCAGCACGGGCATCGCCTTCTACCTGGCTGCTCGCGGCCTCGGCTTCAACCTCACCGTGGTGCCCGAGGCACTGCCCGGCGTGTGGTGGAAGTACCCGGTGCTGATCCTGAGCGCCGTGCAGAACGCCGTACTCGAAGAGGTCATCGTCGTGGGCTATCTGCTGCGCAGGCTCGGCCAGTTGGGCTGGACGCCGGGGACCGCGCTCGTGGCCAGCGCGGTCCTGCGCGGGTCGTACCACCTCTACCAGGGCATCGGCGGCTTCGTCGGCAACATGGTGATGGGCGTGGTCTTCGTGTACCTGTACCGCCGCTGGGGCCGCGTCGGCCCGCTCGTCGTCGCGCACTCCCTCCTCGACATCGGTGCGTTCGTCGGCTACGCCCTGCTGGCCGGCAAGGTGGGCTGGCTGCCGACGGCCTGA